From a single Apium graveolens cultivar Ventura chromosome 2, ASM990537v1, whole genome shotgun sequence genomic region:
- the LOC141701476 gene encoding E3 ubiquitin-protein ligase SP1-like, with product MVDMVIWGGAGCCVSAAAALFFLERPIHPQLLDTASTGTPLIVSVSGKVGSDSPIMCETSGLECVILKETTEKHILKRNWETIYDFRGRKILDSSWREEINEMDSVIKEDDGTDQVFVVGAQRASYWKSTVRHGRRYRPRSLPMTGRMDDIWEDMDLVVKTTEPVLLTGTPLTVIGEANKDETGTSRIRQPEAGPFYVSRMNIDELTDNLKGWAW from the exons ATGGTTGATATGGTGATATGGGGTGGCGCAGGGTGTTGTGTAAGTGCAGCTGCAGCTTTGTTTTTTTTGGAAAGGCCTATTCATC CACAATTACTAGATACTGCATCCACAGGCACGCCCCTGATCGTGTCTGTATCTGGAAAAGTTGGTTCAGATAGTCCAATCATGTGTGAGACTAGTGGATTGGAGTGCGTAATTCTCAAGGAGACG ACAGAGAAGCACATCTTGAAGCGCAACTGGGAAACCATATATGACTTCAGAGGCCGTAAGATACTAGATTCCTCCTGGAGAGAGGAAATTAATGAGATGGATTCTGTGATTAAAGAG GATGATGGAACTGATCAGGTATTTGTGGTAGGTGCCCAACGTGCCTCCTATTGGAAATCAACTGTTAGACATGGCAGACGTTACAGACCAAGGAGTTTACCTATGACAGGGAGAATGGATGATATTTGGGAAGACATG GACCTTGTAGTGAAGACAACTGAACCAGTTCTCTTAACTGGCACTCCATTAACAGTTATTGGTGAG GCTAATAAAGATGAAACAGGAACATCCCGAATTCGACAACCAGAAGCAGGCCCATTTTATGTTTCTAGAATGAATATTGATGAGCTCACTGATAATCTTAAAGGATGGGCATGGTAG